One genomic window of Evansella cellulosilytica DSM 2522 includes the following:
- a CDS encoding transcription repressor NadR: MTKRKWYGEERRNKILSMLKEREAPQTGGALAEELNVSRQVIVQDISLLKAKNIPIIATNHGYILSEKPSKQEPLTRIVACYHPPERTEEELFLLVDHGITVRDVKVEHPIYGDITASVMVSNRKEVKLFIENIITTKASYLSELTDGIHLHTLEAKSEEDLDDGILALDKAGFLLKDHT, translated from the coding sequence GTGACTAAAAGAAAATGGTACGGTGAGGAACGAAGAAATAAAATATTATCAATGCTCAAGGAGCGTGAAGCCCCGCAAACTGGGGGAGCTTTAGCAGAAGAACTGAATGTGAGTCGTCAAGTGATCGTTCAAGATATCTCTTTATTGAAAGCAAAAAACATACCTATTATAGCAACGAATCATGGGTATATATTATCTGAAAAACCGAGTAAACAAGAACCTCTAACAAGAATCGTTGCTTGCTATCATCCTCCTGAAAGAACAGAAGAAGAGTTATTTTTATTAGTCGACCATGGGATAACCGTCAGGGACGTAAAGGTGGAACACCCCATATACGGTGATATTACTGCATCTGTTATGGTCAGTAATCGAAAAGAGGTAAAGCTATTCATTGAAAATATTATAACAACTAAAGCCTCCTATTTATCAGAGTTAACTGACGGCATCCACTTACACACTTTAGAAGCAAAATCTGAAGAAGATTTAGATGATGGCATATTAGCACTAGATAAAGCCGGATTTTTATTAAAGGATCACACATGA
- a CDS encoding glycosyltransferase family 2 protein yields MFLQISLIFVLIFVIFQTFYMFIPLLTIKGLNKYKKVDKENGVSILIPAYNEEKVILNCLQGIVNLNYNNVEAIFINDGSTDRTLDILTQHLQLVPVYNRLPAVKIPHEAIIDIYASTLYPKVLVIDKKNGGKADALNAGIEYARKEYVVTLDADSILDKESLHVINSTFSDNHILAIGGMVQIGQGFQGNYLKPRPTFINPGIIRFQILQYFTAFYMHKYTQSKLKSITVIAGAFGAFRRKVLFEVDGFRKTIGEDMDITLKIQRLIKTKYKNHRLIFVPQALCYTECPETFRALFNQRVRWQKAFVDCFFMYRKNFFHKLGVRLSLFFLGDGVLLGTINAFTALLIPLFLIFNRDHYMVALGLFTITFILGIFQSIATIEVSKRLGIKYTRMDYLRISLFIPLEIVTYRLLGILFVTIGTFMFFVNKDKWDKANRTGTNYQMYEDVPLLENHKAM; encoded by the coding sequence ATGTTTCTTCAAATATCACTCATCTTCGTTTTAATTTTTGTAATTTTCCAAACTTTTTACATGTTTATACCTTTACTTACTATTAAAGGACTAAATAAGTATAAAAAAGTAGATAAAGAAAATGGAGTATCCATTTTAATTCCGGCCTATAACGAAGAGAAGGTAATATTAAACTGTCTACAAGGAATTGTAAATTTGAATTATAACAACGTAGAAGCTATTTTTATCAATGATGGGTCGACAGATAGAACGCTAGATATATTAACACAACATTTACAATTAGTCCCAGTATATAATAGGTTACCAGCAGTAAAGATACCGCACGAAGCTATCATTGATATTTACGCGTCGACGTTATATCCGAAAGTTCTTGTGATAGATAAAAAAAATGGTGGGAAGGCAGATGCATTAAATGCTGGAATTGAATACGCAAGAAAAGAATATGTCGTCACGTTAGATGCTGACAGTATTTTAGACAAAGAGTCTCTTCATGTGATCAATAGTACTTTTTCTGATAATCACATTTTAGCAATAGGCGGTATGGTTCAAATCGGTCAAGGATTTCAAGGCAATTATTTAAAACCGAGACCAACCTTTATCAATCCTGGAATTATACGATTTCAAATATTACAATATTTTACCGCATTTTATATGCACAAATATACGCAATCAAAATTGAAATCTATTACTGTTATCGCTGGTGCCTTCGGAGCGTTTAGAAGAAAAGTACTTTTTGAAGTGGATGGTTTTCGTAAAACCATCGGGGAGGACATGGATATCACCCTTAAAATTCAACGTCTAATAAAAACGAAATATAAGAATCACCGTTTAATCTTTGTACCGCAAGCACTTTGTTATACAGAATGCCCTGAGACCTTCCGTGCATTGTTTAACCAACGTGTGAGATGGCAAAAGGCATTTGTTGACTGTTTCTTTATGTATAGGAAAAATTTTTTTCATAAGCTAGGAGTAAGACTATCATTATTTTTCCTAGGAGATGGGGTGTTACTTGGTACAATCAATGCCTTTACAGCATTACTTATCCCATTGTTCCTTATTTTTAATAGAGATCACTATATGGTTGCACTTGGGTTATTTACAATTACGTTTATTCTTGGGATATTTCAGAGTATAGCCACAATAGAAGTGAGTAAAAGGTTAGGAATAAAGTATACAAGGATGGATTATTTAAGAATTTCCTTATTTATACCATTAGAAATAGTTACCTATAGATTATTAGGAATACTATTTGTTACTATCGGCACATTTATGTTTTTTGTAAATAAGGATAAGTGGGACAAAGCAAACAGAACAGGAACGAATTATCAAATGTACGAAGACGTACCATTGCTTGAAAATCATAAAGCAATGTAA
- a CDS encoding polysaccharide deacetylase family protein produces the protein MKRGIFNITFAISFLVIFSIIIRLYFDDFAQALTEEPKYFPPHKALPIDKCQEWTNIVRDFGIEVEESVDNVTVLLYHRVIPEEELRDNHYDHNGELYSTILVKEDFEEQMALLKDHDYVTLTAKELQLFLKGELGIPKNSVVITFDDGFKDNYYEAYPVLKEHDFHAINFIITSFINVRDVDHDPTYSQYLSVSDVEKGCDVFEYQSHTYNFHERTFNFKAFLEVKPNDEIKEDLLSSINNLNDNKRAFAYPYGEYNDRTITILEEIGFEMAFTTAYTNAKVGDNLYEIPRKEVYANTSIEEFKVIMGLDEEQ, from the coding sequence ATGAAAAGGGGTATTTTTAATATAACATTTGCTATTTCATTTTTAGTTATTTTTTCGATTATTATAAGGTTATATTTTGATGACTTTGCTCAAGCATTGACAGAAGAGCCGAAATACTTCCCACCTCATAAAGCGCTTCCTATTGATAAATGCCAAGAATGGACAAATATTGTTAGAGACTTTGGGATAGAAGTAGAGGAGAGTGTAGATAACGTTACAGTACTACTCTATCATCGAGTTATTCCTGAAGAAGAATTAAGAGACAATCATTATGACCATAATGGGGAGCTATACTCTACCATTCTTGTAAAAGAAGACTTTGAAGAGCAGATGGCATTATTAAAGGATCACGACTATGTGACATTAACAGCAAAAGAACTGCAGCTATTTTTAAAAGGGGAGTTAGGAATTCCAAAAAATAGTGTAGTCATTACATTTGATGATGGGTTTAAAGACAACTATTACGAGGCTTATCCGGTTTTAAAGGAGCATGATTTTCATGCAATCAATTTTATTATTACTTCATTTATTAATGTTAGAGATGTTGATCACGATCCGACGTATTCACAATATTTAAGTGTTTCGGATGTGGAAAAAGGCTGTGATGTATTCGAATACCAAAGTCATACTTATAATTTCCATGAGCGTACATTTAATTTCAAAGCTTTTTTAGAAGTAAAACCTAATGATGAGATAAAAGAGGATTTATTAAGTAGTATAAATAATTTAAATGATAATAAAAGAGCTTTTGCCTACCCTTACGGAGAGTATAATGACAGAACGATCACTATCCTTGAAGAAATTGGCTTTGAGATGGCTTTTACAACAGCCTATACGAATGCAAAAGTAGGAGATAACTTATATGAGATTCCTAGAAAGGAAGTTTATGCAAATACATCTATAGAAGAATTTAAGGTAATAATGGGACTTGATGAAGAACAATAA
- a CDS encoding sulfite exporter TauE/SafE family protein, translated as MYHYIEQFSHAIGQPFLNLATSVESVPILFALLLGLVGALAPCQLSGNMSAITLYGTKSINRGISWIDTLFFVLGKIVAFSGIGLVIFLLGQEMQQQLPLLFEPMRKLIGPVLIIIGIYMLGLFHFRWTITLWKRDDNKKRKGKWGAFMLGLSFSLAFCPTMAMLFFMLLMPLTISTSYGVVLPSLFAVGTSIPFLIVIFIIWYLGLSGQVMRKGRKIGLIVQRIAGGFMIFLGVLDIMTFW; from the coding sequence ATGTATCATTATATAGAGCAATTTAGTCATGCAATTGGCCAACCATTTTTAAATCTAGCCACAAGTGTTGAATCGGTTCCAATTTTGTTTGCCTTACTTTTAGGACTAGTGGGTGCCCTCGCCCCTTGTCAGCTATCTGGTAACATGAGCGCGATTACTTTATATGGAACAAAATCTATTAATCGTGGTATTTCCTGGATAGATACTTTATTTTTCGTTTTAGGAAAAATAGTTGCTTTTTCTGGTATCGGATTGGTGATTTTTTTACTAGGACAAGAAATGCAACAGCAGCTACCGCTTTTGTTCGAACCGATGCGCAAATTGATAGGTCCAGTATTAATTATTATCGGTATATATATGCTTGGTTTATTTCACTTCAGGTGGACCATTACTCTTTGGAAAAGAGATGACAATAAAAAAAGAAAAGGAAAATGGGGGGCGTTTATGCTTGGACTATCTTTCTCGCTTGCGTTTTGTCCAACGATGGCAATGTTATTTTTTATGCTACTAATGCCTCTCACAATCTCAACTTCTTATGGAGTAGTTCTTCCTAGTCTTTTTGCTGTCGGTACTTCTATCCCATTTTTAATTGTTATTTTTATCATCTGGTATTTAGGTCTTAGTGGCCAAGTGATGAGAAAGGGCAGAAAGATTGGTCTCATTGTCCAAAGGATTGCAGGAGGCTTTATGATATTTTTAGGTGTACTCGATATAATGACTTTTTGGTAA